The nucleotide sequence GCCAGAGAGCCGACTAAACGTTAAAATTGCTATCTTTCTGCTGACTCAATTTGTCAAACTGGGTATTCCTGAAGACCAGATTGCTATGAAGACTCAGATTGCTGTGAGTGGATTACGGGCTACGGCACGGGAACCGGACTTGATGGTGCTATCTGAAGAAGCGGCGATCGCCCTGGAGGGAGCACCACAATCCCTGATCACCCATGACATGCCACCCCCGCTGCTGGTGGTTGAAGTCGTGAGTCCAAATCAGGAAAGTCGGGATTACCGCTATAAACGCACTGAATACGCCGGACGGCACATCCCAGAGTATTGGATTGTAGACCCGATCGCCCAGAAAGTTACCATCCTGGAATGGGTGGATGGCATGTATGAAGAGCAAGTTTTCCAGGGCAATGATGCAATTGCTTCGCCCCAATTTCCAGCACTGGAACTGACGGCTGTTCAGGTATTAAGTGCAGGACGTTGATTTTTTGTCCATAGAACCGACACAAACTTCGGAGGGTTTAATCAGGCAGCCAGCATCCA is from Leptothermofonsia sichuanensis E412 and encodes:
- a CDS encoding Uma2 family endonuclease, translating into MTLEEYLNHDDGTDTRYELVNGELIAMPPESRLNVKIAIFLLTQFVKLGIPEDQIAMKTQIAVSGLRATAREPDLMVLSEEAAIALEGAPQSLITHDMPPPLLVVEVVSPNQESRDYRYKRTEYAGRHIPEYWIVDPIAQKVTILEWVDGMYEEQVFQGNDAIASPQFPALELTAVQVLSAGR